The following are encoded together in the Kwoniella europaea PYCC6329 chromosome 1, complete sequence genome:
- a CDS encoding 4-aminobutyrate transaminase has translation MPSVATTSEIPLLPSASKPLPLTTSTQGLQGIADKHITKGLGRLRDHVFKEGKGLRVLTTDNQRLLDFTSGIGVTSLGHAHPDVTAAIIAQAQSIIHVQCAIGLSEPYVQLVESLLTMMPDPSLDSFFFWNSGSEAIEAAIKVARTKTRRNNIVVMQGGYHGRTSGAAALTRSKTSFFKGTGPLMPCVYTTPFPYWHAMGLPKETPEEVLVEQAILGIENLLQQQTAPEDTAAIFLEPVIGEGGYVPTPPAYIKHLRQLSDKHGIMLVVDEIQTGFCRTGKTFAIEHSAGVRPDLMVFAKGFANGMPISGIVTRSEIMSAMQPGSLGGTYSGNVVACAAALATTRYMRTHDILGHVNARSEQIFKGLKEIQADTENGGWMIEEVRGQGLMIAIEFKDPKSKLTGKHSRGDITLPGNLNTLVQNACYDRGLLVLTTSIYPVLRLIPALTLSEDEVDEMLSTMKEAVKEVAKGVEGK, from the exons ATGCCTTCTGTAGCTACCACCTCGGAaattccacttcttccttcgGCTTCGAAGCCTTTGCCTCTAACCACCTCGACTCAAGGTCTTCAAGGTATCGCTGACAAGCACATCACCAAAGGTTTGGGTAGACTACGTGATCATGTTTTTAAGGAGGGCAAGGGTTTGAGAGTACTCACCACT GATAACCAAAGATTGCTCGACTTCACTTCTGGTATTGGAGTGACCTCCCTCGGACATGCTCACCCAGATGTCACTGCTGCTATCATCGCTCAAGCCCAATCTATCATCCACGTACAATGCGCTATCGGTCTATCTGAACCTTACGTCCAACTTGTCGAATCGTTACTCACCATGATGCCTGATCCAAGTTTGgacagcttcttcttctggaacTCAGGTTCGGAAGCTATCGAAGCTGCTATCAAAGTCGCTAGAACCAAAACTAGGAGAAACAACATCGTTGTTATGCAAGGTGGTTACCACG GCCGAACTTCCGGTGCTGCCGCTTTGACACGATCgaaaacctctttcttcaagGGTACCGGACCGCTCATG CCATGCGTGTACACCACTCCATTCCCATATTGGCACGCTATGGGATTACCCAAAGAGACCCCTGAAGAAGTCCTCGTAGAGCAAGCTATTTTAGGTATCGagaaccttcttcaacagcaGACCGCTCCTGAGGACACAGCAGCGATCTTCTTGGAACCTGTcatcggtgaaggtggataCGTTCCAACCCCTCCAGCATACATCAAACACCTTCGACAACTCTCTGACAAACACGGTATAATGCTTGTGGTGGATGAAATCCAAACTGGTTTCTGCAGGACTGGAAAGACATTCGCCATTGAACATTCAGCAGGTGTGAGACCTGATTTAATGGTCTTCGCTAAAGGTTTCGCCAATGGTATGCCAATTTCTGGTATCGTCACTCGTAGCGAGATCATGAGTGCTATGCAACCTGGTTCTCTG GGTGGTACATACTCTGGTAACGTGGTTGCATGCGCTGCTGCTCTCGCTACTACTCGATATATGCGAACCCACGATATACTAGGCCATGTCAACGCCAGATCAGAACAGATCTTCAAGGGCTTGAAAGAGATCCAAGCGGATACCGAAAATGGAGGGtggatgatcgaagaagTCAGAGGTCAAGGT TTGATGATTGCTATCGAATTCAAAGACCCCAAATCCAAACTTACCGGAAAACACTCCAGAGGCGATATCACCCTTCCAGGAAACCTTAACACACTGGTACAAAACGCATGTTACGATAGAGGTCTTTTGGTGTTGACCACTAGTATCTACCCtgtattgagattgatcccAGCCTTGACcttgagtgaagatgaggttgatgagatgttgagTACCATGAAGGAGGCTGTCAAGGAGGTCGCTAAAGGAGTAGAGGGCAAATAG
- a CDS encoding transketolase, giving the protein MSGFTQNDQVAINTIRALAADVVGKANSGHPGAPMGMAPVAHVLFSRFMRFNSKNPKWINRDRFVLSNGHACALQYILLHLAGYKVSMDDLKSFRQIDSITPGHPELGVTDGIEVTTGPLGQGISNAVGLAIAQAHMGAVFNKDNFSLIDNYTYVFTGDGCLQEGVASEACSLAGHLKLGNLIAIYDDNKITIDGDTAVSFTEDVEARFKSYGWEVLHVEKGDDDVAAIEAALKEAQKTKDQPTIINLKTTIGFGSLKQGGHDVHGAPLKKDDITQLKKKFGFNPEETFAVPQETYDIYNAAAEKGAKAEADWNALFKQYSEKYPKEASELTRRVEGRLPEGWEKALPTYTTSDAAVGSRKLSETTISKLAEVLPELVGGSADLTGSNLTRWKNAEDFQHPSTGLGSYAGRYFRFGVREHGMTAICNGIAAYGGLIPFGATFLNFVSYAAGAVRLSALSHLRVLQVATHDSIGLGEDGPTHQPVETAAWLRAVPNLAFWRPADGNETSASYLVSILSQHTPSVLAFSRQNLPQLANSSIEKAAKGGYVLEEVENADVTLVSTGSEVPLCLEAVGQLKSKGIKARLVSLPCFEVFETQSREYKLSVLPSGAPILSVEAYSTFGWGQYSHDHFGLKAWGASGPYDQVYKKFDLTPEGIAKRAEKVVAFYKKRGQPVFSPLISALDDISDE; this is encoded by the exons ATGTCTGGATTCACTCAAAACGACCAAGTTgctatcaa CACTATCCGAGCCCTCGCTGCCGATGTAGTTGGCAAG GCCAACTCCGGTCACCCTGGTGCTCCCATG GGTATGGCCCCGGTTGCCCACGTTCTTTTCAGTCGATTCATGAGATTCAACTCCAAGAACCCCAAATGGATCAACAGAGATCGATTCGTTCTCTCCAACGGACATGC TTGTGCCCTTCAGtatatcctcctccacctcgcTGGATACAAGGTATCCATGGACGACCTCAAATCGTTCAGACAAATCGACTCCATCACCCCTGGTCACCCTGAACTAGGTGTCACTGATGGTATCGAAGTTACCACGGGTCCCcttggtcaag GTATCTCCAACGCCGTTGGTCTCGCCATTGCCCAAGCCCACATGGGTGCCGTCTTCAACAAAGACAACTTCTCCCTCATTGACAACTACACCTACG TGTTCACCGGTGATGGATGTCTCCAGGAAGGTGTCGCCTCAGAAGCTTGTTCCCTCGCTGGTCACTTGAAATTGGGTAACTTGATTGCCATCTACGATGACAACA AGATCACCATTGATGGTGACACCGCTGTGTCTTTCactgaggatgttgaggcTAGGTTCAAATCTTACGGATGGGAAGTTCTCCACGTAGAAAAGGGTGACGA CGATGTCGCCGCTATCGAAGCTGCTCTCAAAGAAGCTCAAAAGACCAAAGACCaacccaccatcatcaacctcaagaCCACCATCGGTTTCGGTTCCCTCAAACAAGGTGGCCACGATGTCCACGGTGCTCCCctcaagaaggatgatatcactCAACTCAAAAAGAAGTTCGGCTTTAACCCTGAGGAAACTTTCGCTGTCCCTCAAGAAACTTACGACATCTACAACGCCGCTGCTGAGAAGGGTGCCAAGGCTGAAGCTGACTGGAACGCTCTCTTCAAGCAATACTCTGAGAAGTACCCCAAGGAAGCTTCAGAACTCACTCGACGAGTTGAAGGTCGACTTCCTGAAGGTTGGGAGAAAGCTCTCCCTACCTACACCACCTCTGACGCCGCTGTCGGTTCTCGAAAACTCTCCGAGACCACCATCAGCAAGCTCGCCGAGGTCCTTCCTGAACTTGTCGGTGGTTCAGCTGATTTGACCGGTTCCAACTTGACCCGATGGAAGAACGCCGAGGACTTCCAACACCCTTCCACTGGTCTCGGTTCATACGCCGGTCGATACTTCCGATTCGGTGTCCGAGAACACGGTATGACCGCCATCTGTAACGGTATCGCCGCTTACGGTGGTCTTATCCCATTCGGAGCTaccttcctcaacttcgTTTCTTACGCCGCCGGTGCCGTCAGACTTTCCGCTCTTTCTCACCTCCGAGTGCTCCAAGTTGCCACTCACGATTCCATCGGTctcggtgaagatggaccAACCCACCAACCTGTCGAGACTGCTGCTTGGTTGCGAGCTGTTCCCAACCTTGCTTTCTGGAGACCAGCTGACGGTAACGAAACCTCGGCTTCGTACCTCGTTTCTATCCTTTCTCAACACACTCCTTCCGTCCTTGCCTTCTCCAGACAAAACTTGCCTCAACTTGCCAACTCCTCCATCGAGAAGGCCGCCAAGGGTGGTTACGTCTTGGAGGAAGTTGAGAATGCCGACGTCACCTTGGTTTCAACCGGTTCAGAAGTTCCATTATGTCTTGAAGCTGTAGGACAGTTGAAATCAAAGGGTATCAAAGCTCGATTGGTCTCTTTACCATGTTTCGAAGTTTTCGAGACTCAATCTAGGGAATACAAGTTGTCCGTCTTGCCTTCAGGTGCCCCTATCCTCTCCGTAGAGGCTTACTCCACCTTCGGTTGGGGTCAATACTCTCACGACCACTTCGGTCTCAAAGCTTGGGGTGCTTCAGGTCCATACGACCAAGTTtacaagaag TTCGACTTGACCCCCGAGGGTATTGCCAAGAGAGCTGAAAAGGTCGTTGCATTCTACAAGAAGCGTGGTCAACCCGTGTTCTCACCTTTGATCTCTGCTTTGGATGACATCTCCGATGAGTAG
- a CDS encoding tartrate dehydrogenase, with product MSTRQHNIAVIAGDGIGIEVTASTLEVLRAVQKKVGGFELKFDELDYGSARYKAQGSYTPEGWLEHLRKSDAIFFGAVGDPDVPDHISLWDLILPMRQKFQQYVNVRPSAILPGIPPRITNAQPGDLDWVIIRENTEGEYAGQGGRTHAGTEWETATEVAVFTRKGVERVMRFAFETAQKRPRKLLTVVSKSNAQRYGLVLWDEVAEIVSKDFPDVKWDKMLVDAMTVRMVTKPKTLDTIVTTNLHGDILSDLAAGVSGSIGIAHSSSLDPTRKSPSLFEPVHGAAFDIMGKNLANPIAAIMSAAEMLRWLGEENAAEIIEKACKTSIAKGQTTGDLGGKLKTDEVTDVVIKLIEGQ from the exons ATGTCAACTCGTCAACACAACATCGCCGTCATCGCTGGAGATG GTATCGGTATCGAAGTTACTGCATCCACCTTGGAGGTTCTTCGAGCAGTACAAAAGAAAGTAGGGGGCTTTGAGCTGAAATTTGATGAACTCGATTACGGAA GTGCCCGATACAAAGCTCAAGGATCATATACCCCCGAAGGCTGGCTGGAACATCTACGAAAGTCTGATGCTATTTTCTTTGGTGCGGTTGGTGATCCAGATGTCCCGGATCATATCTCATTATGGGACTTGATCTTACCCATGAGACAAAAATTCCAACAATACGTCAATGTGAGACCTTCAGCCATCTTACCTGGTATTCCACCAAGGATCACTAATGCCCAACCGGGTGACCTGGACTGGGTGATTATTCGAGAAAACACTGAAG GCGAATATGCAGGTCAAGGTGGTCGAACTCACGCTGGTACAGAATGGGAAACAGCAACGGAAGTAGCTGTGTTCACTCGAAAAGGTGTAGAGAGAGTTATGAGATTCGCATTTGAGACCGCTCAAAAGAGACCACGAAAGTTATTGACAGTCGTCAGTAAGAGTAATGCTCAG AGATACGGTCTGGTCCTCTGGGATGAAGTTGCAGAGATTGTCTCTAAAGACTTCCCCGATGTCAAATGGGATAAAATGCTT GTGGACGCAATGACCGTCCGAATGGTCACCAAGCCCAAAACACTCGATACTATCGTCACCACCAACCTTCACGGAGA CATTCTATCAGACTTGGCAGCGGGGGTATCCGGATCAATCGGTATCGcccattcctcatctcttGATCCTACTCGTAAATCACCATCACTCTTCGAGCCAGTCCACGGGGCTGCTTTCGACATCATGGGTAAGAACCTTGCCAACCCTATTGCAGCTATTATGTCTGCTGCCGAGATGCTGAGGTGGTTGGGTGAAGAAAACGCTGCTGAAATCATCGAAAAAGCCTGTAAGACCAGTATTGCAAAAGGTCAAACTACAGGTGATTTAGGGGGGAAATTGAAAACTGACGAGGTGACTGATGTAGTCATCAAACTCATAGAGGGTCAATAA
- a CDS encoding haloacid dehalogenase, type II, producing the protein MPSVVFDVVGTCFSYDNGAEALQARLGHKLAKYGIPSKLLFYAWVCGTERDYSYLSQIKQYKPFFEILSNTLTRVLFQAGIPAEDLEGFFTAEDVEYIREEYKKLKPRPGLKEMMQTLRDGGFEVWCCSDANVDRVKGYFDHAGVEMPLDHVLSADMVKAGKPEPAVYKFAREKAGSDQPGEVSVFAASHAWDIAAAKSAGFLTAYTTTYELDPCESIFGTADLVTPDLVSLGKGIVEKWGKK; encoded by the exons ATGCCTTCTGTTGTCT TTGACGTTGTCGGAACTTGCT TCTCCTACGATAATGGAGCAGAAGCTCTCCAAGCTCGACTGGGGCACAAGCTCGCCAAGTACGGTATCCCTTCCAAACTCCTCTTCTACGCCTGGGTGTGCGGTACGGAGCGAGATTACTCCTACTTATCGCAGATCAAACAGTACAAGCCATTCTTCGAAATCTTGTCCAACACCCTTACGAGAGTACTTTTCCAAGCTGGTATACCCGCTGAGGACCTGGAGGGCTTCTTCACCGCTGAAGATGTAGAATATATCAGGGAGGAATACAAGAAGCTCAAACCCCGACCAggattgaaagagatgatgcAGACTCTCCGAGACGGTGGATTCGAAGTTTGGTGTTGTTCCGATGCCAATGTTGACCGAGTGAAAGGATACTTCGATCATGCCGGTGTCGAAATGCCATTGGATCATGTATTGTCCGCCGATATGGTCAAAGCTGGTAAACCTGAACCAGCAGTTTACAAATTCGCAAGGGAGAAAGCTGGGTCTGATCAACCTGGAGAAGTTTCTGTCTTCGCTG CTTCGCACGCTTGGGATATCGCTGCTGCGAAATCAGCAGGTTTCCTCACGGCTTACACCACCACTTACGAGCTGGATCCATGTGAATCGATCTTTGGTACCGCCGACCTCGTCACTCCCGACCTTGTCTCATTGGGTAAAGGTATCGTAGAGAAATGGGGAAAGAAATAG